From the Chiroxiphia lanceolata isolate bChiLan1 chromosome Z, bChiLan1.pri, whole genome shotgun sequence genome, one window contains:
- the TOMM5 gene encoding mitochondrial import receptor subunit TOM5 homolog: MFRIEGLGPKMDPEELRRKMRRDVLSSVRNFLIYVALLRITPFILKKLDSI; this comes from the exons ATGTTCCGCATCGAGGGGCTCGGGCCCAAGATGGACCCGGAGGAGCTGCGCCGGAAGATGCGCCGGGACGTGCTCTCCTCCGTCCGCAACTTTCTCATCTACGTCGCGCTGCTGCGGATCA CGCCGTTCATCCTGAAGAAGCTGGACAGTATCTGA
- the EMC4 gene encoding ER membrane protein complex subunit 4 → MPHVDAHVTAAMAAAAVRGRRFKWSLDLGAAPGGRPRGAAEGRGPLGFADRQLGEGGVHESDKILMEKRCWDVALAPLKQIPMNLFIMYMAGNTISIFPAMMVCMMGWRPLQALMSLSATLKALESSSRRALQGLVFLVGNGLGLALALYKCQAMGLLPTRPSDWLAFVTPPQRMEFTGGGLIL, encoded by the exons ATGCCGCACGTGGACGCACACGTGACTGcggccatggcggcggcggcggtgcgGGGGCGCCGCTTCAAGTGGTCGCTGGACCtgggggcggccccggggggcCG GCCCCGCGGCGCCGCCGAGGGCCGCGGCCCGCTCGGGTTCGCCGACCGGCAGCTGGGGGAGGGCGGCGTCCACGAGAGCGACAAGATCCTCATGGAGAAG CGCTGCTGGGATGTGGCGCTGGCACCGCTGAAGCAGATCCCCATGAACCTGTTCATCATGTACATGGCTGGGAACACCATCTCCATCTTCCCGGCCATGATGGTCTGCATGATGGGCTGGCGCCCGCTCCAGGCCCTCATGTCCCTGTCTGCCA CCCTGAAGGCCCTGGAGAGCTCAAGCCGGCGGGCACTGCAGGGGCTTGTGTTCCTGGTGGGCAAcgggctggggctggcactggcCCTCTACAAGTGCCAGGCCATGGGGCTGCTGCCTACCCGCCCCTCTGACTGGCTGGCCTTCGTCACCCCCCCGCAG CGAATGGAGTTCACTGGTGGGGGCCTGATCCTGTGA
- the EXOSC5 gene encoding exosome complex component RRP46 encodes MMKTVVEPGGQCRLRPFSCEQGLLSRPDGSAAFLQGDTSVLAGLYGPAEAKLSKELPDRAALEVLLRPKVGLPGVLERSREQQLRQTCEAVVLGVLHPRTAITLVLQVLSDAGSLLSCCLNAACMGLLDAGLPLSSLFCGITCALGPDGTIALDPTARQEQEARAVLTFAIDSRERKVLMATTKGSCSMEEMQQCLVTAQRAADTIFQFYRDSLRRRYSKS; translated from the exons atgatGAAGACGGTGGTGGAGCCGGGCGGGCAGTGCCGTCTGCGGCCCTTCTCCTGCGAGCAGGGGCTGCTCTCGCGGCCCGACGGCTCGGCCGCCTTCCTGCAGG GTGACACCTCAGTCCTGGCCGGGCTCTACGGTCCCGCTGAGGCGAAGCTCAGCAAGGAGCTGCCGGACCGGGCGGcgctggaggtgctgctgcgCCCCAAGGTGGGGCTGCCAG GGGTGCTGGAGCGGAGCCGGGAGCAGCAGCTGCGCCAGACGTGCGAGGCCgtggtgctgggggtgctgcaCCCACGCACGGCCATCAccctggtgctgcaggtgctCAGCGACGCTGGATCG CTGCTGTCGTGCTGCCTGAACGCCGCCTGCATGGGGCTGCTGGACGCAGGGCTGCCCCTCTCGTCCCTCTTCTGCGGCATCACCTGCGCCCTTGGCCCTGACGGCACCATCGCCCTCGACCCCACGGCGCGGCAGGAGCAG GAGGCCCGTGCTGTGCTCACTTTCGCCATtgacagcagggagaggaaggtgcTGATGGCCACCACCAAGGGCAGCTGCTCCATGGAGGAG ATGCAGCAGTGCCTGGTCACGGCCCAGCGCGCCGCAGACACCATCTTCCAGTTCTACCGCGACTCCCTGCGCCGCAGGTACTCCAAGTCCTGA